The following are from one region of the Jatrophihabitans telluris genome:
- a CDS encoding HAMP domain-containing sensor histidine kinase encodes MNRRTNHSLDRLAEAITRLADGDIDVALDAADGPPAAQSITRAVNTMAVSARAAVAAERDAEQFRQRTRLISATIRRTANVSQMADQLVRGIGHAYEVDRCWLHTFDERVPDLTAQWHTERLTPLPASVDALIDAHRDLAVRLWENARVLAVEDHRGHDSSEAGTSAFDLAGRLGASASVVVPIGDSVGVFGLLWISMVDHPRHWTPAELGVAQHLAADLAHSLVQAHIIDQQEQAVQLLRELDQAKSDFVSTVSHELRTPLTSITGYLELLRDGDGGPLPAAAQQMLDVIDRNATRLRNLIEDLLTQSRIDAGRLRLELGRVDVVAALQTVRTALLPLASAGVVTVHAVEADRHPLPVDADIHQLEQVFTNLLSNAIKFSPPGSEVTVSCGPDPEGTGVFVQVRDTGIGIPEAEFDRLFSRFFRASNAAAAALPGTGLGLSIVDEIVRRHGGAIEAESKEGVGTIFTVWLPNPPGSPDSPD; translated from the coding sequence ATGAACCGCCGCACGAATCACTCCCTGGACCGGCTCGCCGAGGCCATCACCCGGCTGGCCGACGGTGACATCGATGTCGCGCTGGACGCGGCCGACGGTCCGCCCGCGGCGCAGTCGATCACCCGAGCGGTCAACACCATGGCGGTCTCGGCACGGGCGGCGGTCGCCGCCGAACGCGACGCCGAACAGTTTCGCCAGCGCACCAGGCTGATCTCGGCCACCATCCGCCGAACCGCGAACGTGTCGCAGATGGCCGATCAGCTCGTCCGCGGAATCGGCCACGCCTACGAGGTCGATCGATGCTGGCTGCACACCTTCGACGAGCGGGTGCCGGACCTGACCGCGCAGTGGCATACCGAACGCCTGACGCCCCTGCCCGCATCGGTGGACGCCCTCATCGACGCCCACCGGGACCTGGCCGTCCGACTCTGGGAAAACGCACGAGTGCTCGCGGTCGAGGACCATCGCGGCCACGACTCGTCCGAGGCCGGCACCAGCGCGTTCGACCTCGCCGGCAGGCTCGGCGCCAGCGCGTCGGTCGTGGTACCGATCGGCGACAGCGTCGGAGTCTTCGGGCTGCTCTGGATCTCGATGGTCGATCACCCGCGGCACTGGACGCCGGCCGAACTGGGGGTGGCACAACACCTGGCCGCCGACCTCGCCCACAGCCTGGTGCAGGCGCACATCATCGACCAGCAGGAACAAGCCGTGCAACTGCTGCGGGAACTGGATCAGGCCAAGAGCGACTTCGTCTCGACCGTGTCGCATGAATTGCGCACCCCGCTCACGTCCATCACCGGCTACCTCGAACTGCTGCGCGACGGCGATGGCGGACCGTTGCCCGCCGCGGCGCAACAGATGCTCGATGTCATCGACCGAAACGCCACCAGGCTGCGCAACCTCATCGAGGACCTGCTCACCCAGTCGCGGATCGACGCCGGGCGGCTACGGCTTGAGCTGGGGCGGGTCGATGTGGTCGCGGCGCTGCAGACCGTCCGCACCGCGCTGTTGCCGCTCGCCTCCGCCGGCGTGGTCACGGTGCACGCCGTGGAGGCCGACCGTCACCCGCTGCCGGTCGACGCCGACATCCATCAGCTGGAACAGGTCTTCACCAACCTGCTGTCCAACGCGATCAAGTTCAGCCCGCCGGGTTCGGAAGTGACCGTGTCCTGCGGGCCGGACCCGGAGGGCACAGGAGTGTTCGTGCAGGTGCGTGACACCGGGATCGGGATCCCCGAGGCCGAGTTCGACCGGCTGTTCTCCCGCTTCTTCCGAGCCTCCAACGCGGCCGCCGCGGCCCTTCCCGGTACAGGGCTGGGGCTGAGCATCGTGGACGAGATCGTGCGGCGGCACGGTGGGGCGATCGAGGCCGAGTCCAAGGAGGGCGTCGGCACCATCTTCACGGTGTGGCTGCCGAATCCTCCGGGTTCACCGGACTCACCGGATTAA
- a CDS encoding amidohydrolase, which yields MVSDLLLTGQRIFTGLTDAPGPGAVFVCDGVIAATGAEALKRGQAAGVEHRDAGTGLISASFTDAHIHPVFGGLQLITCHLGGDDAATESGYLDIVERYSRDHPELEWITGGGWAMPVFPGGTPTRQALDAVVPDRPVYLINRDAHGAWVNTEALRRAGIDATTPDPDDGVIEREPDGFPSGTLHEGAASLVARMLPPVSDDTALRALLVAQEALFALGVTAWQDAIIGEYLGQPDTAGPYQRAVETGALRAKVVGALWWDRRRGAEQIADLVERRSSLSAGRFQATTVKMMLDGVAENFTASMIEPYLHRCGHEHPTGVDFVDPAALAGYLRELDRLGFQVHFHALGDGAVRSALDALQALRESGTDGTNRHHLAHLQVVHPDDIARFAEVGAAANLQALWAAHDDQVDELVIPFLGPERDAMQYPFRSLVDAGTRIGAGSDWPVSDANPIAAIHTAVNRNHRGSLKPDFHPEQRLTLAQMWRAYTSGSAYLNHAEDRTGTIEVGKQADLVVLDRDPFAAPTEEIADARVVTTYLDGEVVYAST from the coding sequence ATGGTTTCCGATCTGCTGCTGACCGGCCAGCGCATCTTCACCGGATTGACCGACGCTCCCGGCCCAGGAGCCGTGTTCGTCTGCGACGGCGTTATCGCGGCGACCGGCGCTGAGGCCCTCAAGCGTGGCCAGGCGGCTGGCGTCGAGCACCGCGACGCGGGGACGGGACTGATCAGCGCCTCGTTCACCGACGCGCACATTCATCCCGTCTTCGGGGGTCTGCAGCTGATCACCTGTCACCTGGGCGGGGACGACGCGGCGACCGAGTCCGGTTACCTCGACATCGTCGAGCGCTACTCCCGGGACCATCCGGAGCTGGAGTGGATCACCGGTGGAGGCTGGGCGATGCCGGTGTTCCCCGGAGGTACCCCGACCCGGCAAGCCCTCGACGCCGTGGTTCCCGATCGCCCGGTGTACCTGATCAATCGCGACGCACACGGGGCGTGGGTAAACACCGAAGCGCTGCGCCGGGCGGGCATCGACGCCACCACGCCCGACCCGGACGACGGGGTGATCGAACGCGAACCGGACGGTTTCCCCAGCGGCACCCTGCACGAAGGTGCTGCCTCGCTGGTGGCCCGGATGCTGCCGCCGGTCAGCGACGACACCGCGCTGCGGGCATTGCTGGTCGCGCAGGAGGCCCTGTTTGCGTTGGGCGTCACAGCTTGGCAGGACGCCATCATCGGCGAGTACCTGGGTCAGCCCGACACCGCGGGGCCGTACCAGCGGGCGGTGGAGACCGGGGCCTTGCGCGCCAAGGTGGTCGGCGCCTTGTGGTGGGATCGTCGCCGCGGAGCCGAGCAGATCGCGGATCTGGTCGAACGGCGTTCGTCCTTGTCGGCGGGGCGTTTTCAGGCCACCACGGTAAAGATGATGCTCGATGGTGTGGCCGAGAACTTCACCGCCTCGATGATCGAGCCCTATCTGCACCGATGCGGGCACGAGCACCCGACCGGGGTGGACTTCGTCGATCCGGCCGCGTTGGCGGGCTATCTGCGCGAACTGGACCGGCTCGGTTTCCAGGTGCATTTCCACGCGCTCGGCGACGGAGCGGTGCGTTCGGCGCTCGATGCCCTACAGGCACTGCGCGAATCGGGCACCGACGGCACGAACCGGCACCACCTGGCCCACCTGCAAGTGGTCCACCCCGATGACATCGCCCGGTTCGCCGAGGTGGGTGCCGCCGCGAATCTGCAGGCGCTGTGGGCCGCCCACGACGATCAGGTCGATGAGCTGGTCATCCCCTTCCTCGGCCCGGAGCGGGACGCGATGCAGTACCCGTTCCGCTCGCTGGTGGATGCAGGCACCCGCATCGGCGCGGGGAGCGATTGGCCGGTCAGCGACGCCAACCCGATCGCGGCAATCCATACCGCGGTGAACCGCAACCATCGCGGCAGCCTGAAGCCGGACTTCCATCCCGAGCAGCGGTTGACCCTGGCGCAGATGTGGCGCGCGTACACCTCGGGCAGCGCCTACCTCAACCATGCCGAGGACCGCACCGGAACCATCGAGGTCGGCAAGCAGGCCGACCTCGTCGTCCTCGACCGCGATCCGTTCGCGGCGCCGACGGAGGAGATCGCCGACGCGCGGGTGGTGACCACATACCTCGACGGTGAAGTGGTCTACGCCAGCACCTGA
- a CDS encoding DUF4349 domain-containing protein encodes MLSVVIVAALAGCSGTHGKTSSSAAIGGGSSAGSYGMPAAAGAPMAAASNGQNDVARGTQSSTGKLATTPTEPLQQRDMVYTATLAVQVGDVDAAANKVSALAISLGGRVDGDDRSSTKAETPIATLVLRLPPDKLDRALAGSVGLGKELGRTLKGEDVTSAHADVSARVSALRTSVQRLHTFLAHSGSISDLVSLESQLTKRESELESTVAQQRALADSIALASLTVTLSKKASVPAAVVKRSHDPSGFGRAVGAGWHALVLSWRYLAAGLGYAGPFLLLTLALGLPALWLRRRLSGSVNPVSPVNPEDSAATP; translated from the coding sequence ATGCTTAGCGTCGTGATCGTGGCCGCCTTGGCGGGCTGTTCCGGTACGCACGGCAAAACGAGCTCGTCCGCGGCCATCGGCGGGGGTTCGTCTGCCGGGAGCTACGGGATGCCCGCTGCGGCGGGTGCCCCGATGGCGGCAGCGTCCAACGGACAGAACGATGTGGCTCGCGGGACACAGTCCTCAACCGGAAAGCTCGCCACGACACCGACCGAGCCGTTGCAGCAGCGCGACATGGTCTACACCGCGACCCTGGCCGTCCAAGTCGGTGACGTCGACGCCGCGGCGAACAAGGTGAGCGCGCTCGCCATCTCACTCGGCGGCCGCGTCGACGGGGACGACCGCAGCAGCACCAAGGCCGAGACGCCGATCGCGACACTGGTTCTGCGGCTGCCGCCGGACAAGCTCGACCGGGCGCTCGCGGGCAGTGTCGGGCTCGGCAAGGAACTCGGCCGCACGCTCAAGGGTGAGGACGTCACCTCCGCCCACGCCGATGTCTCCGCCCGCGTCTCCGCGTTGCGCACCAGTGTGCAGCGACTGCATACCTTCCTGGCTCACTCGGGATCGATCTCGGACCTGGTGAGTCTGGAAAGCCAGCTCACCAAAAGGGAAAGTGAGCTGGAGTCGACCGTGGCCCAGCAACGGGCGCTGGCCGATTCGATCGCTCTGGCCAGCCTTACGGTGACCCTCAGCAAGAAGGCGAGCGTGCCCGCCGCGGTGGTCAAGCGAAGTCACGACCCGTCCGGCTTCGGTAGGGCCGTCGGAGCCGGGTGGCACGCCCTCGTCCTGAGCTGGCGCTACCTGGCCGCGGGCCTGGGCTACGCCGGGCCGTTCCTGCTGTTGACGCTCGCGCTCGGCTTGCCCGCCCTGTGGCTGCGCCGACGGCTGAGCGGATCGGTTAATCCGGTGAGTCCGGTGAACCCGGAGGATTCGGCAGCCACACCGTGA
- a CDS encoding M50 family metallopeptidase, protein MLAEMEAVTQVWHRVYASQAAPDSTVAAVAAVLAAVLVYSPAWRYSRHLVTIAHEGAHGVLALLVGRRLSGIRLHSDTSGLTISRGRPRGPGVVAMYAAGYLGPTLFGLLASALLLGRHAVALLWVVLALLALLLLQIRNWFGLLTVLGTGLVVFGVSWWVPERGQSAFAYLIAAFLLLGAPRPVLELQAQRRRRRAPRSDADELARLTGLPGLLWVGVFLLATVGSLALGTWWVSAPYR, encoded by the coding sequence ATGCTGGCCGAGATGGAAGCCGTCACGCAAGTCTGGCACCGGGTCTACGCCAGCCAGGCCGCTCCTGATTCGACCGTGGCCGCCGTAGCTGCCGTGCTCGCAGCCGTCCTCGTGTACTCGCCGGCCTGGCGCTACAGCCGCCATCTGGTCACCATCGCCCACGAGGGCGCGCACGGTGTCCTGGCCCTGCTGGTAGGACGGCGACTCAGCGGCATCCGGCTTCATTCGGACACCTCCGGACTCACGATTTCCCGAGGACGCCCGCGCGGGCCCGGCGTGGTGGCCATGTACGCGGCGGGCTACCTCGGTCCGACCTTGTTCGGCTTGCTGGCTTCCGCGCTGCTGCTCGGACGGCACGCGGTCGCGTTGCTCTGGGTTGTCCTCGCGCTACTGGCGTTGCTGCTGTTGCAGATTCGCAACTGGTTCGGGCTGCTCACCGTCCTGGGCACCGGCCTCGTGGTCTTCGGCGTCTCATGGTGGGTGCCCGAGCGTGGACAGTCAGCATTCGCCTACCTGATCGCGGCCTTCCTACTGCTCGGGGCCCCACGCCCCGTCCTGGAATTGCAAGCCCAGCGCCGTCGCCGTCGCGCGCCACGATCAGATGCCGACGAACTCGCCCGGCTCACCGGTTTGCCCGGCTTGCTCTGGGTCGGCGTATTTTTGCTGGCCACCGTGGGTTCGCTCGCACTCGGGACGTGGTGGGTGAGCGCGCCGTACCGGTAG